In Nymphaea colorata isolate Beijing-Zhang1983 chromosome 3, ASM883128v2, whole genome shotgun sequence, a genomic segment contains:
- the LOC116251384 gene encoding ras-related protein RABA4d-like, giving the protein MDYVFKVVVIGDSAVGKSQLLNRFSKNEFSDDCRATVGVEFQTKTLLIQKKLVKAQIWDTAGQERYKAITSAYYRGALGALIVYDIANRRSFDNVQRWLEELRATADRNLVIMLAGNKSDLENLRAVPTESGREFAEREGLFFLETSALDATNVESAFLTVLEQIYMNVTHRTITADDDPPVVVKPTLQLKGTRLDLPQGGRREACCSNRS; this is encoded by the exons ATGGACTACGTGTTCAAGGTGGTGGTGATCGGGGACTCGGCGGTGGGGAAGTCGCAGCTGCTGAACCGATTCTCGAAGAACGAGTTCAGCGACGACTGCAGGGCGACGGTGGGAGTCGAGTTCCAGACCAAGACCCTCCTCATCCAGAAGAAGCTCGTCAAAGCCCAGATCTGGGACACCGCCGGCCAGGAGAG GTACAAAGCGATTACCAGCGCCTACTACAGGGGCGCCCTGGGAGCGCTCATCGTGTACGACATCGCCAACCGGAGGAGCTTCGATAATGTGCAGAGGTGGCTGGAGGAGCTCAGGGCCACCGCCGACCGGAACCTCGTGATTATGCTCGCCGGAAACAAGTCGGACCTCGAGAATTTGCGGGCGGTGCCGACGGAGTCCGGCCGCGAGTTCGCCGAGCGGGAGGGCCTTTTCTTCCTCGAGACGTCGGCGCTCGACGCGACGAATGTCGAGAGTGCGTTCCTCACGGTGCTGGAGCAGATATACATGAACGTCACCCACCGGACGATCACCGCCGACGACGACCCGCCGGTGGTTGTGAAGCCCACGCTGCAGCTCAAGGGGACGAGGCTGGACTTGCCCCAAGGTGGCAGACGCGAGGCTTGCTGTTCTAACCGGAGCTGA